A region of Maribacter algicola DNA encodes the following proteins:
- a CDS encoding GumC family protein, translating to MRHIGLLIGMPIILATMVFYLTMDQPKTYDSKARVYTGIASGSTIELEDTKIDFRAANTAYDNLLNLIKARTTIEAVGLHLFAQHMALGESNPKIISAEKYESLLEEVPREVKDLVVKGDVEKTLENFVALKDSGHSNYIYKLINLDHPDYSIEKISGKVGLNRISNSDFVDIQYESDDAAICQNTLLILCEVFVKLNADIKVNQSDAVVKYFEGQLNNSTVHLKEAEDELLDFNRTHNIFNYNEQTKHIAAEKEEFEIKYFEIYRKFHASKAILDELESKLATHEKKRIASENIMELRKKLSLLNFEISMGSLGMKKDSTLSASDSNRMTDKMKEVAEIEAKLSSQVEDLYQTDYDNKSVASTNILATWLQNTIEYEGYNAQLQVMEQKRLEFEELYKKFSPLGATMKRLERKIDIAEREYLSLLHSLGLAKLKQQNVELKSNIKLTEVPYYPINPKPSKRMMLVAVAGIVGFLLVVIVIFLLEFLDSNINTAARAEDKIELSVSSIFPVINLEDKGIDYAFIQNKAVNAISRNVLLNQYKKSEMEKPVVNMLFSTQEHEGKSFICKNLITKLCELDYKVLHITYDVQDLGIQSKYYQKITYPVNDRLYKISEIHEFDSEDSIQDYSLFDFVVLEIPGIIKNPFPVKLASTMDYTFLVTRANRAWSEADKNALRLFKEATTGPEPTIILNGVKVLEMETVLGELPKKRSLFRKFMKQVVQFRFFNKRSIA from the coding sequence ATGAGGCACATAGGCCTCCTGATCGGTATGCCCATTATTTTGGCGACCATGGTATTCTATTTGACCATGGACCAACCCAAGACCTATGATTCCAAAGCAAGGGTGTATACGGGAATCGCATCAGGTTCCACCATAGAATTGGAGGACACCAAAATAGATTTTAGGGCGGCCAATACCGCCTATGACAACCTGTTGAACCTCATTAAGGCAAGGACCACGATTGAAGCGGTAGGACTCCATCTTTTTGCCCAGCACATGGCTTTGGGCGAATCCAACCCTAAAATTATTTCCGCGGAAAAATATGAATCCCTTTTGGAGGAAGTTCCACGGGAAGTCAAGGACCTGGTGGTAAAGGGCGACGTGGAAAAAACCTTGGAGAACTTTGTCGCCTTGAAGGATTCCGGCCATTCCAACTATATCTACAAGCTAATAAATTTGGATCATCCGGATTATAGCATCGAAAAAATATCGGGAAAAGTAGGTCTTAATAGGATATCCAATAGTGATTTTGTTGATATCCAATATGAATCCGATGATGCGGCCATTTGTCAGAATACGTTGTTGATATTGTGCGAGGTCTTTGTAAAGCTAAATGCCGATATCAAGGTAAACCAGTCCGATGCAGTTGTGAAATATTTTGAGGGGCAGCTCAACAATTCTACAGTCCATTTAAAGGAGGCGGAAGATGAGTTGCTTGATTTCAATAGGACACATAATATTTTTAATTACAACGAACAGACCAAGCACATAGCTGCGGAGAAAGAGGAATTTGAGATAAAGTATTTTGAAATATATAGAAAGTTCCATGCATCCAAGGCCATTTTGGATGAATTGGAGTCCAAGTTGGCCACCCATGAAAAAAAGCGGATCGCCAGTGAGAACATCATGGAACTCCGCAAGAAACTCTCCCTTTTGAATTTTGAGATATCCATGGGCAGTCTGGGTATGAAAAAAGATTCCACTTTGTCTGCATCGGATTCCAACAGGATGACCGATAAAATGAAAGAGGTGGCGGAAATTGAGGCAAAACTTTCCTCACAGGTAGAAGATCTCTATCAAACCGATTACGACAATAAAAGTGTGGCATCCACAAATATTCTGGCAACCTGGTTACAGAATACTATCGAATACGAAGGGTACAACGCGCAATTACAGGTAATGGAGCAAAAGCGCCTTGAGTTTGAGGAGCTTTACAAGAAATTTTCGCCCCTGGGAGCGACCATGAAGCGCTTGGAACGGAAAATCGACATTGCGGAGCGGGAATACCTAAGCTTGTTGCACAGTTTGGGATTGGCCAAATTGAAACAGCAGAATGTGGAGCTAAAATCCAACATAAAACTTACCGAAGTTCCCTATTATCCCATAAACCCAAAACCAAGCAAGCGAATGATGCTGGTAGCGGTTGCAGGAATTGTAGGTTTTTTACTGGTCGTTATTGTCATCTTCCTGTTGGAATTTTTAGACAGTAATATCAATACGGCGGCGAGGGCGGAGGATAAGATAGAACTCAGTGTATCCTCCATTTTTCCGGTCATCAACTTGGAGGATAAAGGTATTGACTATGCGTTTATTCAAAACAAGGCCGTTAATGCGATATCCCGGAACGTTTTGTTGAACCAGTACAAAAAATCCGAAATGGAGAAGCCTGTGGTCAATATGTTGTTCTCCACCCAAGAGCATGAAGGCAAGTCCTTTATCTGCAAGAATTTGATTACCAAGCTCTGTGAACTGGATTATAAGGTGTTGCATATCACATATGATGTACAGGACTTGGGAATTCAAAGCAAATACTATCAAAAAATCACCTATCCGGTGAACGACAGGTTGTACAAGATTTCGGAAATCCATGAATTCGATAGCGAGGATTCCATTCAGGATTATTCCTTGTTCGATTTTGTGGTATTGGAGATTCCCGGAATCATAAAGAACCCGTTTCCAGTGAAATTGGCCTCTACCATGGACTATACCTTTTTGGTCACCCGTGCAAATCGCGCATGGAGCGAAGCGGATAAAAATGCGCTTAGGCTCTTTAAAGAGGCCACTACAGGGCCGGAACCTACCATTATTCTTAACGGTGTTAAGGTCTTGGAAATGGAGACCGTCCTAGGGGAGCTGCCCAAAAAGCGGTCCTTGTTCAGAAAATTTATGAAACAGGTAGTTCAGTTCCGGTTTTTCAACAAAAGATCCATCGCCTAA
- a CDS encoding glycosyltransferase, with protein sequence MDVLRIIAYILEVLLIAYFGFASLYVFIFAFAGVFKAPKRARIMNRERKFAVLIPGYKEDNVIVEVAKSALEQEYPKDLFEVVVIADSFKRTTLEALQKLPITVLEVSFEKSTKSKALNKAMELLGDDYQVALVLDADNIMERDFIGKVNDAFNKGYKVVQGHRVAKNTNTAFAVLDAISEEVNNHIFRKGHRVLGLSSALIGSGMAFDFHFFKKTMAQVNAVGGFDKELELKLLKDRNTIEYLADAYVLDEKVQKTDVFSNQRKRWLSAQFVYFGRFAASGLKELFLRGNVDFADKVYQMVSPPRILLLGMVVLITMGYLLFDVFFEASRLLVSPLAWYLIFGMTVLSFLLAIPQKFYNAATLRAIWTLPKAFGVMFLSLFKLKGANKKFIHTQHGTIKSN encoded by the coding sequence ATGGATGTTCTTAGAATCATAGCGTACATTTTGGAGGTGCTTTTGATCGCCTACTTCGGCTTTGCTTCCCTCTACGTGTTCATTTTTGCCTTCGCGGGTGTCTTTAAGGCCCCAAAACGGGCCAGGATCATGAACCGGGAACGGAAATTTGCCGTGCTCATTCCTGGGTATAAGGAGGACAATGTCATTGTGGAGGTGGCCAAAAGTGCGCTGGAGCAGGAATATCCAAAGGACCTATTCGAGGTGGTGGTCATTGCGGATTCCTTCAAAAGGACCACATTGGAGGCGCTCCAAAAACTGCCCATAACCGTTTTGGAAGTTTCGTTTGAAAAAAGCACCAAGTCCAAGGCACTCAATAAGGCCATGGAGCTTTTGGGAGACGATTATCAAGTGGCCCTTGTATTGGATGCGGATAACATCATGGAACGGGATTTCATCGGTAAAGTGAACGATGCCTTTAACAAAGGATATAAGGTAGTCCAAGGGCATCGTGTGGCCAAAAACACCAACACGGCCTTTGCCGTTTTGGATGCCATAAGTGAAGAAGTGAACAACCATATCTTCCGAAAGGGACACCGGGTTTTGGGACTTTCTTCCGCCTTGATCGGTTCCGGGATGGCCTTTGATTTTCATTTTTTCAAAAAGACCATGGCACAGGTAAATGCCGTGGGCGGGTTTGATAAGGAGCTGGAATTGAAGTTACTCAAGGACAGAAATACCATTGAATATTTGGCGGATGCCTACGTATTGGACGAAAAAGTCCAAAAGACCGATGTTTTCTCCAATCAAAGAAAGCGATGGCTTTCGGCTCAATTTGTGTATTTCGGGCGTTTCGCCGCCTCGGGGCTCAAGGAATTATTTTTAAGGGGGAATGTCGATTTTGCCGATAAGGTCTATCAAATGGTTTCCCCACCCCGAATATTATTGTTGGGCATGGTGGTACTCATCACCATGGGTTATTTGTTGTTCGATGTGTTCTTTGAGGCTTCAAGGCTGTTGGTGTCGCCCTTGGCGTGGTACCTGATTTTTGGGATGACGGTTCTTTCATTTTTGTTGGCCATACCCCAAAAATTTTATAACGCGGCCACATTGCGGGCCATTTGGACCCTACCCAAGGCATTTGGGGTCATGTTCCTTTCGCTTTTTAAGCTAAAGGGCGCCAACAAGAAATTTATTCATACCCAGCACGGGACCATAAAAAGCAATTAA
- a CDS encoding glycosyltransferase family 4 protein yields MKIGIEGQRLFREKKHGMDMVALELIKNLQKLDTENEYVIFVKPDADHTCIPEAPNFEVVELKSQFGYPGWEQIELPKAAEREGCDILHCTSNTGPINSKIPVVTTLHDIIYLENISILNRAGTWYQKLGNMYRRFVVPSVVRQSKKVITVSNYERKRIQEYFGFNDEKLCAVYNGVGQHFKKITNGTELQQVKMDYGLPDKFFFFLGNTDPKKNTPGVIEAFSDFNDRYPNTYTLVMLDYEERALQKILDTLGRPELRKRIHLTGYVPNDKLPALISQCTVFLYPSLRESFGIPILEGMACGVPVITSNTSSMPEIAGEDAALIVNPLHPWEITEAIEMLVQDRQLAAMLAEKGIERAAKFSWRTMASEVLAIYHEVYQEVYQENKNVIVQ; encoded by the coding sequence ATGAAGATAGGGATTGAAGGCCAGCGACTTTTCAGGGAAAAGAAGCATGGAATGGACATGGTGGCGTTGGAGCTGATCAAGAACCTCCAGAAATTGGATACGGAGAACGAATATGTGATTTTCGTAAAACCAGATGCGGACCATACCTGCATTCCGGAAGCTCCCAATTTTGAGGTCGTGGAACTTAAATCCCAGTTTGGATACCCGGGATGGGAACAGATTGAATTGCCCAAAGCGGCGGAACGAGAGGGTTGTGATATCCTCCATTGTACCAGCAATACAGGACCTATTAACAGTAAAATCCCTGTAGTGACCACACTGCACGATATCATTTACCTGGAAAACATCAGTATTTTGAATAGGGCTGGTACTTGGTATCAGAAATTAGGGAATATGTATCGGCGTTTTGTGGTGCCATCCGTAGTGAGACAAAGTAAAAAGGTCATAACGGTTTCCAACTATGAAAGAAAACGGATTCAGGAATACTTCGGATTTAACGATGAAAAGCTATGCGCCGTTTACAATGGGGTAGGGCAACATTTTAAGAAGATAACCAACGGTACGGAACTGCAGCAGGTAAAGATGGATTACGGTTTACCCGATAAATTCTTTTTCTTTTTGGGCAATACGGACCCCAAAAAAAATACTCCGGGGGTGATTGAGGCTTTTTCCGACTTTAACGATAGGTACCCCAATACCTATACCTTGGTAATGTTGGACTACGAGGAGCGTGCCTTGCAAAAAATATTGGATACCCTTGGCCGGCCGGAACTTCGCAAAAGAATCCATTTGACCGGATATGTTCCCAACGACAAATTACCGGCGCTCATTAGTCAGTGTACCGTGTTTTTATATCCATCATTACGGGAGAGCTTTGGAATTCCCATTTTGGAGGGGATGGCCTGTGGAGTGCCCGTAATTACCTCCAATACCTCATCCATGCCGGAAATTGCCGGGGAGGATGCGGCCTTGATAGTCAATCCCTTGCATCCATGGGAAATTACCGAAGCCATAGAAATGCTGGTTCAGGATAGGCAGTTGGCGGCAATGTTGGCCGAAAAAGGTATCGAACGTGCCGCAAAATTCTCGTGGCGTACGATGGCATCGGAGGTACTGGCCATTTACCACGAAGTATATCAGGAAGTATATCAAGAAAATAAAAACGTGATTGTGCAATGA
- a CDS encoding O-antigen ligase family protein, which yields MNPFLTTHGPDHLRKPLPVALLLSVILITSYLTATKGIVATLAVLVLPLVAMYVGALFVNPRIGIITILIFNFFVLGIGRYIPMTWGLLMDGIMVLMYLSLFFKAFKIKVPWSRASSQLTLLVSVWFGYAVLQIVNPEAVSVAAWFYAMRGLALYQWLFVPLVFILFNKHKDLHVFFIIWGVLSFMATLKGMQQLIFGVDKWEQAWLDAGGDVTHILFGKLRIFSFYSDAGQFGASQGHTGVVFGILALFAKNRKFQLFCGVVAMAGLIGMMISGTRGAIAVPAMGGVMFILVRKHMPSIIMGVLMGIGVFVFFKYTTIGNDNDQIRRMRTAFDPNDASLEMRRINQEKLRGYLATRPLGGGIGSTGNWGKRFSPNTFLANTATDSWFVAVWADTGVVGLYLHLFILFFILVTGAYNVMYKIRDVWLKGQITALVCGMAGIMLASYGNGVFGQFPTCILMYTGMVFMFIAPKMDRKILEEKGLLENEEAIEKKALAA from the coding sequence ATGAATCCGTTTTTAACCACACATGGTCCTGATCACTTGAGGAAGCCCTTGCCAGTGGCATTGCTGCTTTCCGTGATATTGATAACCTCCTACCTAACGGCAACAAAGGGTATCGTGGCCACTTTGGCCGTTCTGGTACTGCCTTTGGTCGCCATGTATGTGGGTGCGCTGTTCGTAAATCCAAGAATCGGTATCATCACCATACTCATTTTCAACTTTTTTGTATTGGGTATCGGCAGGTATATTCCCATGACCTGGGGACTGCTCATGGATGGCATCATGGTGCTCATGTACCTTTCCTTGTTCTTTAAGGCCTTTAAAATAAAGGTTCCTTGGAGTAGGGCAAGTTCCCAACTGACGTTGTTGGTGTCCGTTTGGTTCGGTTACGCCGTGCTACAGATCGTAAATCCCGAAGCTGTAAGTGTGGCGGCCTGGTTTTATGCCATGCGAGGTTTGGCCCTTTACCAATGGTTGTTCGTTCCCTTGGTCTTTATATTGTTCAATAAGCATAAGGACTTGCATGTGTTCTTTATCATCTGGGGCGTACTTTCCTTTATGGCCACCCTCAAAGGGATGCAACAGCTCATCTTTGGGGTGGACAAGTGGGAACAGGCCTGGTTGGACGCCGGTGGCGACGTGACCCATATCCTTTTCGGGAAATTGCGCATCTTTTCCTTTTATTCCGATGCTGGCCAATTCGGTGCCTCGCAGGGGCATACGGGTGTTGTATTCGGTATTTTGGCGCTCTTTGCCAAAAACAGGAAGTTTCAGCTTTTTTGTGGGGTGGTGGCCATGGCCGGACTCATTGGAATGATGATATCCGGAACGCGCGGGGCCATTGCGGTTCCTGCTATGGGGGGCGTTATGTTCATTCTGGTGCGAAAGCACATGCCCAGTATCATCATGGGGGTGCTTATGGGTATTGGGGTGTTCGTTTTTTTCAAGTACACCACCATTGGAAACGATAATGACCAGATACGGCGTATGCGTACTGCCTTCGACCCCAATGACGCATCCTTGGAAATGCGTAGGATAAATCAGGAAAAGCTCAGGGGCTATTTGGCCACAAGACCCTTGGGTGGGGGTATCGGCTCCACGGGAAATTGGGGCAAGCGCTTTTCCCCAAATACCTTTTTGGCCAACACGGCAACGGATAGCTGGTTTGTGGCCGTTTGGGCGGATACCGGTGTTGTGGGACTGTATCTTCATCTGTTCATTCTCTTTTTCATTTTGGTGACCGGTGCCTATAATGTGATGTACAAGATCAGGGACGTCTGGCTCAAAGGCCAGATAACGGCCTTGGTCTGTGGGATGGCGGGTATTATGTTGGCATCCTACGGCAATGGGGTTTTTGGACAGTTTCCAACGTGTATCTTGATGTATACGGGCATGGTATTTATGTTCATAGCCCCCAAAATGGATAGAAAAATCTTGGAGGAGAAGGGGTTGTTGGAGAACGAGGAGGCTATAGAGAAAAAGGCCCTTGCGGCTTAA
- a CDS encoding UDP-glucuronic acid decarboxylase family protein — MKRILVTGGAGFVGSHLCERLLNEGNEVVCMDNYFTGRKSKIVHLMDNPYFELIRHDVTLPYFIEVDEIYNLACPASPVHYQHNPIKTIKTSVLGAINMLGLAKRINAKILQASTSEVYGDPEIHPQPENYWGHVNPIGIRSCYDEGKRCAESLFINYHHSNDVLVKIIRIFNTYGPRMEPDDGRVVSNFIMQALQGKDITVFGEGTQTRSFQYVSDLVDGMIKMMDTDDDFIGPINIGNPGEFTMLELAQNIIEITGSKSKIIHLPLPSDDPMQRKPDISLAKEKLKDWEPSVDLKSGLIKTIEYFDNMLQDQSIKALVNS; from the coding sequence ATGAAAAGAATATTGGTAACCGGCGGGGCGGGATTTGTAGGCTCGCACCTTTGTGAACGCCTATTGAACGAAGGTAACGAGGTGGTCTGCATGGACAACTACTTTACGGGTAGAAAGAGCAAGATCGTACACCTAATGGACAATCCCTATTTTGAGCTTATACGGCATGATGTAACCCTGCCCTATTTTATCGAAGTGGATGAAATCTATAATTTGGCGTGTCCGGCTTCTCCGGTGCATTATCAGCATAACCCCATTAAGACCATAAAGACATCGGTTTTAGGTGCTATCAATATGTTGGGCTTGGCCAAACGTATCAATGCCAAAATATTACAGGCTTCTACCAGTGAGGTATATGGCGATCCGGAAATACATCCGCAGCCAGAAAACTACTGGGGCCATGTAAATCCAATAGGGATCCGTTCCTGCTATGATGAAGGGAAACGATGTGCGGAGTCCCTGTTCATCAATTACCACCATTCCAATGACGTCTTAGTAAAGATCATTCGCATCTTTAATACCTACGGACCCAGAATGGAACCGGACGATGGTAGGGTGGTTTCCAACTTTATCATGCAGGCCCTTCAGGGCAAGGACATTACCGTCTTTGGCGAAGGCACCCAGACCCGAAGCTTTCAATATGTAAGCGACCTGGTTGATGGAATGATAAAAATGATGGATACCGATGACGATTTTATCGGACCCATAAACATTGGGAATCCCGGTGAGTTCACCATGCTGGAACTCGCCCAAAATATCATAGAAATTACTGGTTCAAAATCAAAGATCATTCACCTGCCATTACCATCGGATGATCCCATGCAACGCAAACCAGACATTTCCCTGGCCAAAGAAAAACTAAAGGACTGGGAACCTTCTGTCGACCTAAAATCCGGTTTGATTAAAACGATCGAGTATTTTGATAATATGTTGCAGGACCAATCCATAAAGGCATTGGTGAATTCCTAA
- a CDS encoding UDP-glucose dehydrogenase family protein has translation MKITVVGTGYVGLVTGTCFAETGIDVTCVDIDKKKVQMLLNGEVPIYEPGLDNLLARNLEKGRITFTTSLAKGIQGSDAVFIAVGTPPDEDGSADLKYVLGVAREIGQHMDDYKVIITKSTVPVGTSFKVKKAVQEELDKRKVDIPFDVASNPEFLKEGSAVDDFLKPDRIVVGIENDRAQKTMKRLYKPFLMNGHPLLFMDIFSSEMTKYAANSMLATKISFMNDIANLCELVGANVDLVRKGIGSDARIGNKFIYPGTGYGGSCFPKDVQALIRTADEHGHSLEVLKAVENVNYRQKSKLVEKIKGHLGTNLNGKQFGIWGLSFKPKTDDMREAPSLVIIEQLKAMGAQVRVYDPVAMEEAKHSLGETVVYAKDEYDACIEVDALILVTEWSEFRMPNFRILEKIMNQKLIFDGRNVYDPEEMRELGFQYYSIGRETINNQQEQPVQVKKAV, from the coding sequence ATGAAAATAACAGTAGTTGGTACAGGGTACGTAGGTTTGGTTACGGGTACCTGTTTTGCAGAAACCGGAATCGATGTTACCTGTGTGGACATTGATAAGAAAAAAGTTCAGATGCTTTTAAATGGAGAGGTTCCCATTTATGAACCGGGTCTGGATAATTTATTGGCAAGAAACTTAGAAAAGGGTAGGATAACCTTTACTACCAGTTTGGCCAAGGGTATACAGGGCAGTGATGCTGTTTTTATAGCTGTGGGAACACCACCGGATGAAGATGGTAGTGCCGATTTAAAGTATGTTCTTGGCGTTGCCAGGGAAATTGGCCAGCACATGGACGACTACAAAGTGATTATTACAAAAAGTACCGTTCCCGTTGGAACTTCCTTTAAAGTGAAAAAAGCGGTACAGGAGGAATTGGACAAGCGTAAAGTGGACATACCCTTTGATGTAGCCTCCAATCCAGAATTCTTAAAAGAGGGTAGCGCTGTGGATGATTTCTTGAAACCGGACAGAATTGTTGTTGGAATAGAAAACGATCGCGCTCAAAAGACCATGAAAAGATTATATAAACCATTCTTGATGAACGGTCACCCCTTGTTGTTTATGGATATATTTTCATCAGAGATGACAAAGTATGCCGCAAACTCCATGCTGGCGACCAAAATCAGCTTCATGAACGATATTGCCAACCTTTGCGAACTGGTCGGGGCCAATGTGGACTTGGTTCGCAAGGGCATTGGTTCAGATGCGCGCATCGGTAATAAATTCATCTATCCGGGTACGGGATATGGCGGTAGCTGTTTCCCCAAGGATGTTCAGGCTTTGATTAGAACGGCCGATGAACATGGGCATTCCCTAGAGGTCCTAAAAGCCGTTGAAAACGTTAATTATAGACAAAAATCCAAATTGGTGGAAAAAATAAAAGGTCATTTAGGAACCAATTTGAATGGCAAGCAATTTGGAATCTGGGGTCTTTCCTTTAAGCCAAAAACGGATGATATGCGCGAAGCACCATCTTTGGTTATCATAGAACAGTTAAAGGCCATGGGTGCCCAGGTACGTGTATACGATCCGGTTGCCATGGAGGAGGCCAAACATAGTTTGGGCGAAACCGTTGTCTATGCCAAGGACGAATACGATGCCTGTATAGAGGTAGATGCATTGATTTTGGTGACCGAATGGTCAGAATTTAGGATGCCCAATTTTAGGATCTTGGAGAAGATTATGAACCAAAAGCTCATTTTTGACGGAAGAAACGTATACGACCCAGAAGAAATGCGGGAGCTTGGATTCCAATATTACAGTATTGGTAGAGAAACAATCAACAATCAGCAGGAACAGCCCGTACAAGTAAAAAAGGCTGTCTAG
- a CDS encoding oligosaccharide flippase family protein, whose product MIRKLLKLGREKNLASLLSNVSVAFSGLLSFVLLTRQLPKESFGDWVLFITLATFVDLLRFGLTRTAAVRELSGADELLRKRLLGATFRINLALVLGISVLCWSFLFLVKIGQIQLAQGYYLFLVWYPLLAFANLSWNNALALFQAEQNFRRMMYIRLSNVVLFLIFLVFNYWFFHYGLTAIIVVNIAVNFISGVACTLKKWDGLFFLGYARRDVERRLVNFGKYSMGTLISSSLLKSADTFIIGLSPFLGSAGIAMYAIPLKLTDLLGIPLHSFSMTAYPRMSKKCLEGDILGARSIFYTYSGAVTLLFLPVALVSFVFAEELILLLGGTEYKESLHLLAVIFRVFTVYVLLLPIDRFTGVLLDSLNKPKYNLYKVLFMASANILVDLLAVFVFKSLIAVAIGTVFFTLLGIFLGFFYVRRELQIHIREMFLESILFVKKLKSNWAP is encoded by the coding sequence ATGATACGTAAACTATTAAAATTGGGAAGGGAAAAAAACCTTGCTTCGTTGTTGTCCAACGTAAGCGTGGCTTTTTCCGGTCTCTTGAGTTTTGTGTTGTTGACACGGCAATTGCCAAAGGAGTCCTTTGGGGATTGGGTGCTTTTTATCACCTTGGCGACTTTTGTGGATCTATTGCGGTTTGGACTTACCAGAACTGCTGCCGTTAGGGAGCTTTCCGGTGCCGATGAACTATTGAGAAAACGGCTGTTGGGCGCTACCTTCCGGATAAACCTAGCACTTGTACTCGGTATTTCGGTGCTATGCTGGAGCTTTCTTTTTCTTGTGAAAATAGGGCAAATTCAACTTGCCCAGGGCTACTATCTATTTCTTGTTTGGTATCCCTTATTGGCCTTTGCAAATTTAAGTTGGAACAATGCCTTGGCCCTTTTTCAGGCAGAACAGAATTTTAGAAGGATGATGTACATACGTTTGTCCAATGTGGTTCTGTTCTTGATATTCCTTGTTTTCAACTATTGGTTTTTCCATTATGGCCTTACCGCGATTATTGTGGTGAACATCGCGGTGAACTTTATTTCCGGCGTGGCGTGTACCCTAAAAAAGTGGGACGGACTCTTTTTCCTGGGCTATGCCCGGAGGGATGTTGAAAGACGCTTGGTGAATTTTGGGAAATATTCCATGGGAACCCTAATCAGTTCTAGTTTATTAAAAAGTGCGGATACTTTTATTATCGGCCTTAGTCCTTTTTTGGGCTCCGCCGGAATTGCCATGTATGCCATCCCACTTAAATTAACCGATTTACTGGGTATTCCCCTGCATAGTTTTTCCATGACGGCCTATCCCAGGATGTCCAAAAAATGTTTGGAAGGCGATATTTTAGGTGCCCGAAGTATTTTTTACACCTATTCCGGGGCAGTGACCTTATTGTTCCTTCCCGTGGCACTTGTTAGTTTCGTATTCGCGGAAGAATTGATCTTGCTACTGGGAGGTACGGAATACAAGGAATCCCTTCACTTATTGGCCGTTATTTTTAGGGTGTTTACCGTGTATGTCCTGTTATTGCCCATTGACCGTTTTACGGGGGTTTTATTGGACAGTTTGAACAAACCCAAATACAACCTTTATAAAGTATTGTTCATGGCTTCGGCCAATATTTTGGTGGATTTGTTGGCCGTCTTCGTTTTCAAAAGTTTGATTGCCGTTGCCATTGGCACTGTGTTTTTCACGCTCTTGGGTATCTTTCTCGGGTTCTTTTATGTACGAAGGGAGCTTCAGATTCATATCAGGGAAATGTTTTTGGAGAGCATCCTTTTCGTAAAAAAATTAAAATCCAATTGGGCGCCATGA
- a CDS encoding glycosyltransferase family 2 protein has protein sequence MNNNLPLVSIITVNYNESRVTMDLLESLRNLSYKNVEVIVVDNASPNDDPSIIKKTFPEIMLIESDENLGFAGGNNLGVKAAKGDYLLFINNDTIVPEHFLEPLVETLQKDTTIGMVSPKIKFHWDPSKIQYAGYTPMNKWTIRNHSIGYHQTDDGSYDSEGETASIHGAAMMVPRHVIEEVGMMNEMYFLYYEEHDWAEMIKRAGYSIYYQPKSYILHKESLSTGKNSPLKTYYIARNRIVFARRNFSSKYLWFSMLFQTVVSIPKNLITFLLKGQFEHLKAFFSAIYWNLTHFKLSK, from the coding sequence ATGAACAATAACCTACCTCTTGTTTCCATCATTACCGTGAACTACAATGAATCACGGGTAACGATGGATCTTTTGGAATCCTTGAGGAACCTTTCGTACAAAAATGTGGAGGTCATTGTGGTGGACAATGCTTCGCCAAATGACGATCCGTCCATAATCAAGAAGACCTTCCCAGAAATTATGTTGATCGAGAGCGATGAAAACCTAGGTTTTGCAGGCGGAAATAACCTTGGGGTGAAAGCGGCGAAAGGAGACTATCTTCTGTTCATCAACAACGATACCATAGTACCGGAACACTTTTTGGAGCCTTTGGTGGAAACGTTACAAAAGGATACGACCATTGGTATGGTAAGCCCCAAGATCAAATTTCATTGGGACCCCAGTAAGATCCAATATGCCGGATATACGCCCATGAACAAATGGACGATTAGGAACCATAGCATTGGGTATCATCAGACCGATGATGGAAGCTATGACAGCGAAGGGGAAACAGCCTCCATTCACGGAGCGGCCATGATGGTGCCCAGACACGTGATCGAAGAAGTAGGCATGATGAACGAAATGTATTTCCTGTACTATGAGGAACATGACTGGGCCGAAATGATAAAAAGGGCGGGATATTCCATTTATTATCAACCAAAGTCATATATCCTACATAAGGAATCATTGTCCACGGGTAAGAACAGTCCACTAAAAACATACTATATCGCAAGGAATAGGATAGTCTTTGCCAGAAGAAATTTTTCTTCCAAATATCTATGGTTCAGCATGCTGTTTCAGACCGTGGTGTCCATTCCCAAAAATCTTATCACATTTCTATTAAAAGGTCAATTTGAACATTTGAAGGCATTTTTTAGTGCCATTTATTGGAATCTGACACATTTCAAGTTATCAAAATAG